The following are encoded together in the Panicum virgatum strain AP13 chromosome 6K, P.virgatum_v5, whole genome shotgun sequence genome:
- the LOC120639134 gene encoding uncharacterized protein LOC120639134, with the protein MYIIIVLQEDITNFRPKLAAILWDSRFNTRKGFEDSEETEEAMGTPIDVEVIDPSDVELIQSLPGVTEDIRSDGYLCTGISSMNKQELLHAVLIYIKSVDDAESLQKEWIQSNIPYPISINLKKLKEILDTSRPMDKDCFNMAVRMFACDEAHLYLDDDEGIFHYMDLQFFSISDFYRDPQLRVTLDVEKLARLFDPWPQMEYRISHCSNVCFSHYMEEEE; encoded by the exons ATGTACATAATAATCGTTCTGCAGGAAGATATCACAAATTTCAGGCCTAAATTAGCAGCGATATTGTGGGACTCTAGATTCAACACGAGGAAAGGATTTGAAGATTCTGAAGAAACAGAAGAAGCCATGGGTACTCCGATTGATGTTGAAGTTATTGATCCAAGTGATGTTGAACTAATTCAAAGTCTACCTGGTGTAACTGAAGATATTCGTTCTGATGGATATCTGTGTACTGGAATATCATCTATGAACAAACAAGAATTATTGCATGCAGTTTTAATCTACATCAAGTCGGTAGACGATGCGGAATCTTTGCA GAAAGAGTGGATTCAAAGCAATATTCCTTACCCTATATCTATAAATCTCAAAAAACTTAAAGAAATATTGGATACAAGTAGGCCAATGGATAAAGATTGCTTCAACATGGCCGTTAGGATGTTTGCATGCGACGAGGCTCACCTATATCTAGATGATGATGAAGGAATATTCCACTACATGGACCTGCAATTCTTT TCCATCTCGGATTTCTATCGAGATCCACAACTGCGCGTGACACTTGATGTGGAAAAGTTGGCAAGATTGTTTGATCCGTGGCCTCAAATGGAGTATCGCATTTCACACTGTAGCAATGTATGTTTCTCACACTatatggaagaagaagaatga